Sequence from the Halanaerobiaceae bacterium ANBcell28 genome:
TTCAACCCTCTCGTTTATGTATTTCACAAAAAGATTATTTTTACTGGTAAGTCTTAAGGTCTTCTTGACAGCCTTTAGTATTTTTTCACTACCCTTTTTTTCTTCCATCTTGATTGTTCTTTCTAGATAACCTTTCTCTTCAAGGATTTCCAGCATAATATTATAAAGATCAAATTCTATTATCTCAACTTTTCCTGTACTATTATTAATTTTCCTTTTTAAAAATTCTATATGATCTCTTACTAGCATCTCATCTTTAGCATCATAATCGAAGATATAAAAACCTATCTCGTTTCCTAAGCCTTTATTCTCCATAAAGCTTTCTTTCTTTATTTCTGGCAGGATCTTA
This genomic interval carries:
- a CDS encoding DUF1788 domain-containing protein, translating into MSNIRERLDKILPEIKKESFMENKGLGNEIGFYIFDYDAKDEMLVRDHIEFLKRKINNSTGKVEIIEFDLYNIMLEILEEKGYLERTIKMEEKKGSEKILKAVKKTLRLTSKNNLFVKYINERVEDDHIVFITGVGKAWPIVRSHTVLNNLHAVIDGNPLIMFFPGSYDGAQLKLFGEIHDDNYYRAFTLVPR